A stretch of DNA from Montipora capricornis isolate CH-2021 chromosome 1, ASM3666992v2, whole genome shotgun sequence:
GTTCAAGAAAAATGAACCGCCATTCTTCAAAAAGTGGAGCAACGAAGACCAATTTACTGCCGGCAAATCAATTTTAGAAGTGGTAGAAGATCCTGATATTGCGTTGGAACGCACCGATTTAGCTAAAGCCAAGGAAAGTTTGGTCGAAGACACTAGATCGGCCTAGCGTTTGCTTTGCGTGTGCCAAATCAGGCCACTGGAGAGCCGTGTGTCCTTTTTCTCTCTGTAACCAAATCGCAGTATCAGTGGCCTTTGTCTCTAGATATTCTTTTtgtttacgttttttttttttaccgttgTTGCAGCGAAAGTTACGGAGAGACTGTAGATCTTTCAGTTTTCCAACGCTACCGtgtgtttcattttatttgcatcATAGAGTTTTAGTTTCAAGGTTCCATTGCGTGAAATCACCTCACCATTTGCTTTCAAGACTAATACCTCAGCACTCCAATAGTCCGCACGTGTTTGAAACGCGatttttgatttcctttgtCATGATAGTTTTGCTGAACTCTTTGTGCCACGTTTATATTTATTCCGCCCTCTGACACTGTTcagaatagaccatattcgtattctcagtattggactggaactagcttacaatggaggctaatgcggggaaatcttttcaaatgcaaatactttttaatatattcccccgcattagcctccattgcaagctagttccagtccaatactaggaatacgaatatggtctattcagGCAAAAACTCAGTGTTTGTTCTTCGATCTTCGTTCCTAATGAATAGATATCCCTTTGGGACCCAACTCAAGTTATCACCTAAAGTATATTGGGATTGTTATCGATTTGTCCGCCCGCATATTTTGTGCAGTCGAGAAAAGAATGAAATTCCTGTCCGACCATCTATCACGGATCGTACCTCTGTTCACCAGGTTTGTTAACTTGCTTTCATCCGTTGTCACGTATTTTGCTTGTTACCTGTGTCGGATCTGTATCCACGTTCATGACTGGAAGCTCCTTTCGTGAAATTTTGCCATTAATTGGAATTTACAAGTTTTGCTGTCGCCCAAAATGCCTGACTGAATTATACTTGGAAGCAAGATCTTGTGCATATCGACGGTTTTCCTTTGTGGAAAGTGTCGTCTTAGGTGCCTCCAATTCTACGTGAGGCCGTTATACCGATTTCGCGGGTAAGGTTTTCACCAAAATTGCTTAGCGTCCTTGCCGTTgagattagggagcttaagataaGGACGTTTTCGACGCGACGGCGACGTAAAGACCGATTAGGATTGGGGCGAGTTTAACTGCGCATGCGATTTCCAACATTCCCGCCGTCGCCCTCACGTCGGCGACGTCAGTTTGGGGATTTTGCCGTCGCAGTGAAAACGTGAGTATTTATACCGGTATTTCTTTCTTGTATTCTTCAttccttgcttttttttcagtttctttattaGCACAACCCACCTGGGGATGTGCCAAGTAACTCTAGCGGCTTTTTGTGCTCTCTTCACAGATAAAACTCAGGAAAATGACCGAAGACTCTGAAGCTAGTTCAGTGAAGACAAAACAATCTAAGTAAGTCTGTAAAGATAAATAAGCTGTTACGTTCAACGAATTCTTTCTTGTAAAAcgattatatatataatatattttactgactccaatacatttttttatttcttagtaACATATTGAATCCGAATTTTCTGAGGCGATAAAGAATTTTGGAGTTCTGGAGGCTGCTAAAAAGTGCAgagataaatattttgttttgaattttttcacaCTTAGCCAACAAATCCACTACATAGCTCATCGATATGTAAATGTGCTCTTAAGGCTTGTATAACCACACTTGGAAATATTTCTTCGATGAAGTGCTGTGAATCTAGAGCAATAATTTATGTGGATACGTACAGTGCGTATTAAACAGAACAATTTCATCCAGCAAATATTCAATAAATCAATACAAGGACTCAGTCTGGAAGAGGAAAACTACTGTTTCCAccgttttttaaataaagtgctaaaataaactttaattcCCTCTTTCAGCACAATGGAGTGGACAAATCAACATGATACATTATTCTTGAGAGAGGTCAGGGGATCAGATCTTTTTGAAACCAGAAAGGGGAGCCCGGAGAGAGGAAAATTGTGGGATGAGATTGCCACAAGACTCAATAACCTCACCCAATGCAAATTCAATGTGAACAAAAGGTCGTTGAGAGATAGGCTCAATCTTCTAATGTccaaattcaaagcaaaaaatagggaagaagaaagagcaagtggTATTAGTCCAGAAATACAAGAGATAGATACTCTGCTGGAGGAGCTGTGTGAAAAAGAGGAAgaagctaaaaataagccttcgactggcaacaaaaagcaaagccTTCAGAAAGAGAAGGCAACTGCTGAAGAAATGCGGTACAAGGCAATGGAAACCATGGGAGAAACTCAAAAACGAGTGGAGAAAACAAATGGAGTGGTTCCAGCAAAGAAAAGCAGGAAAAGTACAGGAGATGCTATTGGATACTTGCAAAAGAAATCAGTAGAAGAGATGGCattaaaaagagaagaaattgaaataaGAAAGCAGGAAGAGGCAAGAGGATCTCGTATATCAGAGCAGCAAACAAAAATGCAGCAAGATATGCTAAAGATTATTcagcaacaacaagaagaacagCATAGACAGCAGCAAAGAAACCAACAGCAAACACTACAGTTTATGCAGTCTATGTTAAACCAGCAGCAGCAGCAATCACAGGCTATGTTAGCTTTGATTGAGAGGTTGGCTCCCAAGGAAAAGCgttaacatttttttattgcaactTCTCTTTTTCAACTATGGCACCATTGTAATTTTTCTCTTGTTAGTGACATAATTTTGCATTCAACTGTTCTTTTAACTCCATTTCTGCTAGAGTGGTAGTTGATTGTTgagttatcattatcataatcacatttttttttagtttcattgATCCAGTTTGAATTTAGCTGTATTATGCATGTGTCAATCAGGTGATTACCCTATCAGAATACAGGCTATGAAAATATGTCATATATTAAATTGAGTCAAGTGATTATTGAAAGCCCTGACTACCttgcaaaatataaatttgatttgattttttgaactgacaaaaattattgtattgtgAAAAGGTTGATTTCTTCAATACTTACATTTGTGTAAACAATGTATACCTTGTTAAACTTGATATTAGAGATGCCTCAACTTTGAAAGTACTTGCCTTTATCAGCATTaaactgggcccagttgttcaaatggcGGAAAGTGCTCCTCCTCTAAAGAAATCGTTATAGTGATTTATGTGCTGGATAACACTATCtgacttttgaacaactgagcaTTGAACTAAATGGCATGCCATTTGTCGTATAAGTGGATGCCATAGTAACAActgctttcattttttgtggAACAATATGTCTGCTTTGTATAATACAATGTATGATCTTTTATAGGTTGTGCTGTTTCCCAAATCAGGGTGGGTGTGGTGTGCGGGGAGGTTTTAGTCTAGATtagggaaaccaggaattgccaCTAAAACTAAAAATCAAATCGACAAGTTTGAATTTACGCAACTTAGCCGAaaagctactctaggatagtgGCAAAGGGATTTTGGGAAGTTAAGTCTAGTAGaaggtagcaaaattcagctgaactagctctggtatagatTAAGGATTCCTGGGTCCCAGCTGGTCAGGCCGCCTGTAATATTCCTTACGTACCACCACCCCGTCCGCCCACCCCGCAGGGCTGATTCTGGGAGGAAAGTGTTGACCAGTTGTGTGACCAGGCAGTAACCGAATAAAGATAGCGAATGTTTTAGGTCACCTGAAATACTCCTGGAGGCTGGGGGGTCTAATTCAAAAAATTCTGAGGTTTGATTACCTTATAGGCATGTTAGGGCATTTCGCATGAGAGCACATACGACATATGTTTTACCAATATTACTTAAGCCAACTTTTaggttctttttaaaatcaaggaatttaaaatagtttaaaatgtCTCCAAATAGCCACTCCACTGACACTCGAACAGAGCTCATGGATCCATTGAACATCTCCATCTGAGGTGTGAGAGCAGCACCTTTGAATGGTCCTTGCAGGTGAACCCTGAGGGGATATGCAGGATCCCCATATATGCATAGAGGCTGACCCCCTGTCGAAAATGCATGGCGTTCCAAGTCATGCAAGAGACCAGATTCTGCCAGCATACCTGCATCATGCCTTTTGCCCTCTGGAAGAAGAAGTTAAAAGTATTAGGTTTGTTTCATGGaatatcattgtttttcatCATGCAACGCTTCTGTAAAATGGTGTCATGAGATCAACCTTTCATTGCCCTGATCACTACAGGCGTTTGTCGTAGATTATACTATAAAACAGACACTTGAAGGGGGAAACAACTACCCTCCGAAACCATGTTTGTACCTTTTCCGTTTGAGTTGCTATTTTCATAAACCTGACATTTAGTTATAAATAAGAGCAAGTTAAAAAGATCTTTACCTACGGGGCCGTAAAGGTTTGCGATCAATCCATTCGGTAAGGCAACAGATTGGAATTTAATGGCGTGCACCCGTTTATGACCATTATACATCATCCTCTGGTGCTCGTCTGGTCTGGCTATAGGTCTCACAGTGccatcaacaaagccaaaacagTTCTGGAGAGCAGCCCCTTTAGCGTGAACTGATCGAGCATAAGTATCCAATGCAGGTGGGTTAAGCAGTGCGTCATTCCACCGGGTTATGCGATGTCCATGGATGGTGTAAATATAATCAATCACATGATTTGTGACCATGGATAGCACCGGTACTGGTTTGCCGAAACGAGGTACCATGTCGCCAAATCTACAAGGATAGGCGAGCCGTCTTAGGAGTATGCAAAGGCCTTCCATTCCACTTACTATGCTTCCCTGGCGTAGTTTGAAGGTAGGTGGGATCTGCAAGGCTTCTGCCAGAGTCGGAAggtcttttttctcaaacctaAATTCGGCCTTACACTCTGCCTCACTCATGTTATTCAGGTCAAAGCAAGCGTACTCGTAGTAAGGAAAACTTGGATTTCTCGACGGAAACATGTCGTAAAGGAGAACGAAATCTTCATCGTTGATCAAATTAGCGTCGTAGTAAAGAATGAGAAGTTGTCGAAAATCTTCAAATGCGGCCATGTTACAAACAAAAGCGATTGAATCTCAGAAAGTACAGCCGATGTACTCGACGAAGTCTCGGACGCCGTCATGAGAATCttaagcaaattaattttggCGCGAGAACGGCAACCTCTGGCCCAGTCCACCTGGGCTGTCACGTCGCCGTCACCGCGAAAACGTCCgcatcttaagctccctattgccaAGATGACGACAGTTTTTGACGATAACATGGTGAATGAATGTATTTTCTCTGCCAACCGTCCAATGGATTCTTGCCGTTGTCATCGGCAACGTTGCAGCTTTTGATGACTGTATACATAGTGCACGATGGTATTTTTTTCTGCCGTAGATGATATTTGGCGTCCGCAGAACTGTGACAGATTTGCATGTCACTTTACATCACTAGCTCCTTAAGTTTATTACAAGGTTTTATCAGCCTGGGTCTTCCGGAGTGAACGCCTTTGCTCTGGACTGGTCCATGGATATTAGCTTCTTATGCCCTCCTGTCTGTTTAACTTCCATAGTTcacgggcacccaacgagaatattgttcaaaaccacttaaacatagcattgttaaaggTATTTTGGTGTTTAAACGGTAGAcctaggcatatttttatctcctaaGAGTTTTTAATCTGTTCGTCCCAGCTGAAAGTCTTGTGAtacgaaaattatagggatcaaaacttaccttttcgaaaattacagccagaaaaaaggctcccgaaaattctaggtgacctttttagggtaaaaaccCGTTAGAAATgagtaattattcttttcttcagatgttcgaaaatcctaggacaggcaggcaagcaagacattttagaacaaatgttccgaaaattctggATCTCAAATcctcttccgaacagatattttccgaaaattgacgttgggtgcccctgatagtTGTTTTCATCCGAGCGTCTGCTGCAGCCGGTTCCACTTTGGAATTTCGCCTGTTGTTGGCCGCGCCTATGTGTCGTTGGTCTCCAGTGGAGTCGTTTTGTCCATTGgggtttttttccttccagatGTTCCAAATCTTTTCGTCAGACGCCTGGCCAAGATCGCTAATTTGGTTTGGTTAAAGTTTTGATTACGCTATAGGTCTCAGTTTTCCTAATAGGCTAGCTGCTGAAGTAatgtttgcattgttttttgCGTTCCAGAGTTCTAATTAAAGGGAaactccactaaaacaacaaaataactttaagccacagaacataatgtttgcaATTGAAAATTTCGTATccgaaaaaagtgaatttcaaaaacgcttgttttggctttcaaatttcacgggagccgccatcttgaatatttgtGACGTGTCGTGACACAAAGTGCGTTTGTTCTGGAATAATAGGGAAAGCCCGGGATTCGGGATTCTAAAGAAATGTGGGATCGGGATTGGATTGTGACGTTATGACCGGTATTGGGATTGGTCGATAAAAACATTCGGGATGTCGGGATGAAGGGAACATTTTGGTCGGAATGGCGGGATTAAAGAACCCTATTGGGGACTCTCGACCTACACGACCTTGACATTCATCCTCGGTGGGTTTCTGATGTGTAGCTGCACAGCTTCTAGTTCGAAAAAAATGAACGTTTAAAGTTTATCATGGTTTTCTTAGCGCGCGCGAGGCTTTAAACTCAAACCATACATGTTCACTTTCCTGAATTACCCGCCTTCGCATTATCACGCACAGtcaaacaaactgtactatttcaATCTGCACTCTATAGGCTACCAAAGTTTGTCGGGCTTTTAGGATTTTCCTATTGGTTTGCgcgaaaattaactttgaaattGACCAATAGAAAATTTTCCGTTTCGCGACACGCATGACGCGTCAAAGTTTCGAATTTTCGAAAAGCCCTACGCAATTTCGTGGACCAATATCCGACGATCattttggccaaatttcgtAAAAATCCGACCAATCTACATACCCTATAAATTCATTTGAAGAGGACCTAGTCCTGGAAAAACCTTGTCAATGCTGGTGTGAATGCGGTTGTGCCGCTATGATGCCGCCGACCAATGAAAATCGACGTAAGGCCGCCTGAAGAGGATTTGTCACAAAACAGTTTTGAATTCGCGGGAAAAGGCATTCAGCGCTTCATCATTAGACACAGATTTTTTATACCTGATTGCAGACACAACCGCATGGACTACAAATAAATGGCGAACTCAATACTCGGTAAAGTGAAGATACCCGGATGTACTCTCGCGTCAAACTGCACGGAAGGTCTGAGGTGTTGACGAGTGTTGACATCTCATAACACCTTGGCGGATTAACATTTTAGTCACGCAAAACACAAAACTTGCAATCACtccgcaagaaaaaaacattttcaaataatttcttttttagaacAGAGTAAATATAACTAGCTATCTCACGGTATCTCATTCGAGACCGAAAAGGTTAGTAGTAaccttaaggcctggccaaacgctttcaacatttcaaagcaacatcttgcaacattgttgcatgatgttgcgacatgtgttgaatggactggtcaaacgcacgcaacatatcgtaacagggtggccaaacgtacgcaacatgttgtgcccaacaatgttgcaagatgttgcgttgaaatgttgcgagcgtttggccaggccttaaaggCTTTGATTATTCCATTTATAGGTTCCTTGTTTTGAGTCTGTTATTATTGCGGTTATTGCACGCAAAGGACTTCAAGTCAAGAGAAATAATTCTTCCGTATTCTCGTCCTTCGAGACCCTTGATTTGGCCATCACATCCGGATATAAACAATTTATCGACCAAgagcaacaaagaaaaacaatctcTCTACGCCGCAATTTTTTTCCGACTTCTCGAAATTTCTTGAAGAACTTATCGCTACACCCAACAAGCTCATTCTGGCTGGCGATTTCAATTTTCATTTAGATAGTCCCACAAACACTGAGGCAAGGAAATTCCTCGATTTGCTCGATTCGGCTGGCCTTCAGCAACATGTTGACGGTCCAACTCACCGTGATGGACACACTCTGGATCTTATCATCACTCGCTGCGCtgataactttatttcaaagttGAAAATTCTTCCTGAACTGCCCCCTCATCACAAACGCGTACTTTGCAACGTTCACCTTCCTCGTCCTGCCCCAACCCGCAAGACTGTAACATATCGTAAACTTCGGAATGTTGACATCGAAAAATTCAGCGAGGACATTGCCATCTCGTCACTCAATAACCTTGAAGGTAGAGATCTTGACATCATGATTGATCAGTACAATGAGATACTCTGTTCTCTTCTCAACAAAGATGCTCCATTACTGTCAAGAGAAATAATTCTGAGGCCACATGCTCCTTGGTTCAGTGACGAACTTAGAGAACTTAAACGGGAGAAAAGGCGACTCGAGAGAAAATATGTGAATACCAACCTGACAGTTCACAAAAAAATGTATCAAATGATATGTACAAAATACATCAAACACATTGAAGCTGCTAAAACTGAATATTTCAGGAAGAAAGTTGAGGATGCAAGTCACGATCAGCtgttcaagtttgttgacaaatttCTTAATGTAAAAAAGGCTCCAATCTTGCCCAAACACGAATCAAGCAAAGAACTTGCTGAGAGATTTAGTGAACATTTTCAGATGAAAATCGCCGGCATTCGACGTGAATTATCTGCTAGTTCGTTATCATCATTAACCATTGAAGATCATGAAACTTGTCCCGCGCCTCCACTGTCGTGCTTCCAGCCTGTGTCGTCAAGCGAGATAACACGTTTTATCATGTCATCGAAAACGAAATCTTGTCAACTCGATCCCGTCCCAACCTGGATTTTAAAAGGCTGCATTAATCAACTGCTACCAACTATAAAGGAAATCATCAATTCGTCCTTGGAACAGGGACATTTTCCATCAAAGttaaaagaatctattgtttaTCCGTTTTAAAGAAACCAGCTTTGGACGCAGAAGACGACAACAACTTCCCCGCAATTTCCAACTtgtcatttctttcaaaaacgcTGGAAAGAATTGCTGCCGTTCAATTGGACAATCACATAACCGATCATCAGCTTCATGCTAAGATGCAATCAGCATACCGAAAATATCACAGCACTGAGTCAGCACTACTTTAAGTGTTTAATGACATCAATACTGCAATTGACAATCAACATGAATGCGTCCTAGTCCTCTTGGACTTATCAGCGGCTTTTGACACCATCGACCACAAAATACTAATCAACCGATTGGAGAATAAATATGGTATTTCTGGCCTTGCCCTTGAATGGCTAAAGTCATATCTTCAGGAACGACCTCAACGTGTTATAGTTAATGGAACTTACTCCGATCCAAAATGTGACTCTTTCGGCGTTCCCCAAGGTTCTGTACTTGGGCccctattgttttcattgtattatGGTCCACTGGAAGATGTGATAAGAGCTCACGGCATAGATACGATGATGTACGCTGATGATTGCCAGCTCTATATCATAATAAAACGGAGCAATCGTCGGGTTGCCTTAGATCAGCTTGAACTTTGCATTCATGATGTTCTACGTTGGAACACTCAGAACGGACTTAAATGCAACCCATCTAAGACTGAAGTCATTCACTTCTACTCTCGCTATATGCCCAGTGACAGCATCTCACACCCCAGAGTCGGCACTGCTTTTATCGAACCAGTAAATGAAGTGAGAGATCTTGGCATCACTCTAGACTCTACCCTCACTCTTCGCACCCACATCAATAACATATGTCGCTCTGGCTCATTATCTTTACACGAACTCagcaaaatcaggaaatttttatctcagaaagaCACCGAAAGGGTCGTTCATGCCTATATTTCCGCTAACCTGGACTATTGCAATGGTTTGTTTTACGGCTTGCCCTGTTCTGAAATACAGAaacttcaaagactacaaaacaCGGCCGCCCGACTTATTACgcgaacaaaaaaatctgatcaTATCACTCCAGTCCTTATCAATCTTCACTGGCTCCCTATAGAACATCGTGTTATCTTCAAGCTTTATACCTATAAAGCACTTCATGGTCTGGCCCCTGATTACTTGGCAAATCTGTTAACTTTCTATAAACCTGTCCGCACCCTCCGTTTCTCAAGGTCCAACAATCTGTCTGTTCCAAGATCTAGAACCTCCACCTATGGCGACAGATCCTTTGCGTGTGTATCCCCTAGGCTTTGGAACCAACTTCCTTATTTCATAAGATACTCCGAGACCTTAGATTCCtttaaaactaggcttaagacacacctttttaaaattgctttcaacttatagtaaatttttaatcttattcgtgtaattactttaaatcttatgtaaaagcattgagacttatgtgtaatgcgtttttaagaactgtattattattttctgcTTGCATTTCTTCAGAGTCTTCCATTGTTCATGCTGCGGTCCATTTATCCATTCACCTTTTCGTCCTGTTTTCGCTGTCATTATAACTATTTTGCCGTGTGTTGCTTTATCCCTTTTAGTTTCTTTAGCAATTTTTCACACAGCGTTCTGGTCGACATCTCTGCCGTTTTCTCAAGAAGTCGTTTCCATGACTGAAAAGCTTGATTGGCAGTTCTCGCCTCCAGTGAACCCAGGGCATCTCTCATTATTCCATGTTTTCAACGGATGGAAGTCATTCGCCGTGGAAGTCTTTGATGCCGTTCCCTTTCCACTCAGTATTTGTTGGATTCATCCAAATCGGTTTCAACCATCCTTTGTGCTTACTATATTTTCACTGTTCCACGATTTGGCCAGAGTCTGTTCTCCAATCCACAAGTCGTCTCGTTTGGCGGTAGCAGCCAAGACAGAGAATGTTCACCTTGCAGCCTCGCCTGTCATGAAAGCATAGAGAGGAGTCGCTTAACGCAGATCTTCCGAGGAAGTTTCGGAAAGAGCTCATACGAGCGATCTACTTCTATTGCATCATTAAGTTTCGTTTGTTTTTAGGTCTTTCacgttttctttgcttttcggTTGTCCCGTATTAGGGCTAAGAATGTCAGGTTTTCAGGATGAACTTGTTTCTATTTTCATTGAAAAGTGCTTAGTTGACCTGCTAAGGAAAGGCAGTCAATTGTAAGTTTTTTTATTCCGACGAAGGTATATTTTTTGGCCTTTTTCTGCCTCTGCCAGTCGTACGCGTATGTTTTCACTTTATAAGTCTATGAGCTATTCCCCTTACAGCGACTCTGTCAAGAAGTCTTTCCATGGTATTGTTCCCGATATTGCTTAAGGTAATTcgttagtattgcattgcgcatccctactacgcacgattttcgcgtcattagcgcacgcacatgagcacgtgcgcatataaaacgtaagagatttcgctcaaactaaacccgataacaaaataaatgctccttttctctcaaacgagcacggtgacccccgatttttttttcaggtatttgctaagaacagtctaataaagaacatatttgaagaagaaaaaaagtttgatagtagaacatgaaattcttttggaaaacagttccgtactgggtgtattttacccaaaaatttggttttatcaacggagttgataatgtaaattggccaccgtacagagattctaaaagctgacgtttcgagggttagcccttcgtcagagcgaatcgagggattatgggttacgtgtagtttttatagtagagtaggagctacgctattggtggtaacatggcaacgtgaaaaataggaatatattagttaaatgaaaagcgttcgttaataccgtgaggattaagggtgccgatttgaaagatgaatttttgttccagattcttgcggctttccgtagtacctagatgtaggaaaaggccgcagatagccatgtgttttttggagtggtcaggcagattaaaatggcgagcgactggcttagatgcatccttgtcattcttttcaacatcgcgaaggtgttcgcggaatcggtcacctagtcgtctacctgtctcaccaatgtataatttattgcataacgtgcaagttatgcaataaatgacatttgcagacgtacatgtgaaacgatcggtgatcttaacagatcgcttaggtcccgatatcttgctagtgttaacaatgaaaagacaagttttgcatcgtgagcgcgcgcatttgaaagtgccgggttgctcgttagtttcgAGCGCGcctctaactaaaaagttgcctacgtttttgtcgcgtttgaatgaaataagtggtggttgcgaaaagattctaccagtctcgggatcattttggagtaatttaaaatgactaagaatgatgcttttgactgcgtgattatgaggatggaaagtgagggtgaatggaattctgtcattcttatctttttgtgtcgtttgtagtgatgactgtcgatcaaattgttgggcgcgatgatggcccgctttgaccacagagacaggatagccaaggcgaggacttcaagctaaccacggaactgtcccaaaaatgcactattcccacaaccagggaatcaaagtcggcgtaa
This window harbors:
- the LOC138051344 gene encoding golgin subfamily A member 6-like protein 2, whose translation is MTEDSEASSVKTKQSNTMEWTNQHDTLFLREVRGSDLFETRKGSPERGKLWDEIATRLNNLTQCKFNVNKRSLRDRLNLLMSKFKAKNREEERASGISPEIQEIDTLLEELCEKEEEAKNKPSTGNKKQSLQKEKATAEEMRYKAMETMGETQKRVEKTNGVVPAKKSRKSTGDAIGYLQKKSVEEMALKREEIEIRKQEEARGSRISEQQTKMQQDMLKIIQQQQEEQHRQQQRNQQQTLQFMQSMLNQQQQQSQAMLALIERLAPKEKR
- the LOC138057112 gene encoding uncharacterized protein, producing MAAFEDFRQLLILYYDANLINDEDFVLLYDMFPSRNPSFPYYEYACFDLNNMSEAECKAEFRFEKKDLPTLAEALQIPPTFKLRQGSIVSGMEGLCILLRRLAYPCRFGDMVPRFGKPVPVLSMVTNHVIDYIYTIHGHRITRWNDALLNPPALDTYARSVHAKGAALQNCFGFVDGTVRPIARPDEHQRMMYNGHKRVHAIKFQSVALPNGLIANLYGPVEGKRHDAGMLAESGLLHDLERHAFSTGGQPLCIYGDPAYPLRVHLQGPFKGAALTPQMEMFNGSMSSVRVSVEWLFGDILNYFKFLDFKKNLKVGLSNIGKTYVVCALMRNALTCL